A section of the Phaseolus vulgaris cultivar G19833 chromosome 8, P. vulgaris v2.0, whole genome shotgun sequence genome encodes:
- the LOC137823785 gene encoding uncharacterized protein produces the protein MGMGFLATRIQTTPWFKLNPSKAHKLLLLRRVTKISMSTMQGHSKRPICPSCSKPTRTCLCSRILTPCLQNSVHVTILQHALERNHPLNSTRIARLGLKNLTVATVSDVNFQAWFQIRLLDPNCQTGRAGNVQNALLSRPHCEFGDSQKLFSEKNSNLNETDYAEKCGLRNDLGRFLDSPTRAEVGTQVGTTDGAVVNDEVEKNAIPSNCGLIGGLHDGNGRLAIDFAIGKYGAVISLSHIWIAQAQCEPPKLSFDNILAYPEASEALSEGFLVKKFQRKQLNRDADLEEECEEFELEVCSGSVLLFPSDKAVNISDLDAIGFEVKNLIVLDGTWAKAKRIYSENPWLNVLPHVKLEVNEASLYSDVRHQPKAGYLSTIESIVFALKAVGENHEALDGLLDTFESMVGDQRRCKEERLSKHFSS, from the coding sequence ATGGGGATGGGTTTTCTAGCTACCCGAATCCAAACAACCCCCTGGTTCAAGCTCAACCCTTCAAAAGCTCATAAGCTCCTTCTTCTGCGGAGAGTCACCAAGATTTCGATGTCGACAATGCAGGGCCATTCCAAAAGACCCATTTGCCCCTCTTGTTCCAAACCCACGCGAACGTGTCTCTGCTCTCGAATTCTGACACCGTGTTTGCAAAATTCCGTCCACGTAACCATTCTGCAGCACGCTCTTGAGCGTAACCACCCCCTCAATTCTACCAGAATCGCTAGATTGGGCCTCAAGAATCTCACCGTTGCAACTGTTTCTGATGTTAATTTCCAGGCCTGGTTCCAGATTCGATTGTTGGATCCGAATTGCCAAACGGGTCGTGCTGGAAACGTGCAGAATGCACTCCTTTCTCGTCCGCATTGCGAATTTGGAGACTCCCAGAAGTTGTTTTCTGAGAAAAATTCTAACTTGAACGAGACTGATTATGCTGAAAAATGTGGTTTGAGAAATGATCTTGGACGTTTTCTAGATTCTCCCACTCGTGCTGAAGTTGGGACTCAAGTGGGTACCACTGATGGTGCAGTGGTGAATGATGAAGTTGAGAAAAATGCAATCCCTTCAAATTGTGGTTTAATTGGAGGTCTGCATGATGGTAATGGTAGGCTTGCTATTGATTTTGCCATTGGCAAATATGGTGCGGTTATCTCTCTGTCTCATATTTGGATAGCACAAGCACAATGTGAACCCCCCAAGTTAAGCTTTGACAATATTTTGGCTTACCCTGAAGCTTCTGAAGCTCTCTCAGAAGGGTTTTTGGTGAAGAAGTTTCAGAGAAAGCAACTGAATAGGGATGCGGACTTGgaagaagaatgtgaagaatTTGAGCTGGAGGTTTGTTCTGGATCAGTGTTACTATTTCCCTCTGACAAGGCTGTGAATATCAGTGACCTTGATGCGATTGGTTTTGAGGTGAAGAACTTGATTGTATTGGATGGGACATGGGCTAAGGCGAAAAGGATTTACAGTGAAAATCCTTGGTTGAACGTTTTGCCCCATGTGAAGTTGGAAGTGAATGAGGCGAGCTTATATAGTGATGTGAGACATCAACCTAAAGCTGGTTATTTGTCTACCATCGAGAGTATTGTATTTGCCTTGAAGGCAGTTGGGGAGAATCACGAGGCTTTGGATGGTCTCTTGGATACTTTTGAGTCCATGGTTGGTGATCAGAGACGCTGTAAAGAAGAGAGACTGAGCAAACACTTCTCCAGTTGA